One stretch of Podospora bellae-mahoneyi strain CBS 112042 chromosome 2, whole genome shotgun sequence DNA includes these proteins:
- a CDS encoding hypothetical protein (EggNog:ENOG503NXI4; BUSCO:EOG09260WCZ; COG:U) — translation MFSNQGGRKSVDSLSSTLSAGHRTEFPFHGKGPSSPQRQRRDSTASSIYSVGGSLDASAGWTSAVFESGQNAISTLLQPPIVRTGLLPHTSAPASSAHKPPTARDIPPVTLTNVPHVDASEFRPYLSQVGALYEQLRRIQAEEDENANASNRRSTKADEAPETPVDEGHLRPARRPGLSSRRTSTASISSLTSIDSPTLPRRPSSGLRTRQAQGPPPLSTVPAVYFEEDFHLENPRTFDVVSERSEVVRPAPGDDKGGPNGQAAAPRKALATNAILQEKLSWYMDTIEWHLIQSISTASTTFFSALGSLRELHSEAADSVERIKALRKELENLDEEIATGGLNIIQQRRRRENLKQLHDAVTQLRKIVDGVAVCESLVDAGNIDEALDNIDGLEKLIAGELPEGGSQPGVSLVDLRGATALQGVSNDLSTLRFRIGKAYEGRFLNTLLTDLQNHVKQVSAQEVLMRWSSASMRARGAHSREPSAFPSYMAATDILRIELLPSLTGLHRAKFITVAATAYREAAMKEIKAIIRRPLPSSSDDDDTASMMSMQSSSTMNRGASPRTQQDRSIQLARNLRALDPLDAETLLVKIYIGVTEALRRLSTQMKVLLDVASTIGDAGPSGLKSPPLRSPPMSPPARPPSRAAVEAQEEIHAAVDISNFLGQAIDAAQEKIVKVLRVRSEQSKRLDLVSFLRYFTLNLYFANECEAISGRSGTALKTLVNGHIADFVKLHGDAQTQKLAQGMESDQWNAADFTEKDTDLLNRILECSTRDAAAWTEGTQVWHPHPDAPQERSEANGGGDEPDVVSAQANSSGSPAATRSRTRSAVIESESYLLPNSAILCMTGMENFLQLITSIPSMTTDISSSLIAYLQLFNSRCKQLILGAGATRSAGLRNITTKHLALASQALAFMAAIIPHVREFVRRHCAGSVVTSTMGEFDKVRRDLMEHQNSIYDKLVEIMTGRVGLAGRKVRALAWDDDDGKGGSVVSEYMEGLAKDTVTLHKNLTRHLPEGTVRYIMMPVFRNYKETLGGAYREVEVGVGGRERMLRDVEFFQSRLGRIDGFGDAGEFLLGVINSKTVVGNASGSSLAVVDKIPSRAGSRAASPAPLPPPPQLGHSLSVNISTSPGIEVEEGKKSSESKEGSSEGGKSSAEEKKSLPLPAEEKE, via the exons atgttcTCAAACCAGGGTGGGCGCAAGTCGGTCGATAGCTTGTCGTCGACATTGTCCGCCGGCCATCGAACGGAGTTCCCATTTCACGG CAAAGGACCGAGCAGCCCACAACGCCAACGTAGAGACTCGACAGCAAGCTCCATCTATTCGGTGGGCGGATCGCTGGACGCCTCCGCCGGTTGGACCAGCGCCGTGTTCGAATCGGGTCAGAATGCCATCTCCACGCTGCTGCAACCCCCTATAGTCCGGACAGGCCTGCTTCCACATACGAGCGCCCCTGCTTCGAGCGCGCACAAACCTCCGACCGCCCGAGACATACCTCCCGTGACACTTACGAATGTACCCCACGTCGATGCTTCCGAGTTCAGACCATACCTCTCCCAGGTTGGGGCGTTATATGAGCAGTTGCGCCGAATCCAagccgaggaagacgagAATGCGAACGCCTCGAACCGACGAAGCACCAAAGCTGACGAGGCGCCCGAAACCCCGGTGGACGAGGGTCATTTGCGCCCTGCAAGACGGCCTGGCTTGTCGTCGAGGAGAACTTCGACTGCATCCATCTCGTCCCTCACCTCGATAGACTCGCCCActcttcctcggcggccCAGTTCCGGTCTCAGAACCCGACAGGCGCAGGGACCACCACCTTTGTCGACCGTTCCCGCTGTATATTTTGAGGAGGACTTTCACCTTGAGAATCCACGGACTTTTGATGTAGTCAGCGAGCGATCCGAGGTGGTAAGGCCCGCGCCGGGGGATGATAAAGGGGGTCCGAATGGACAAGCTGCGGCGCCTCGGAAGGCTCTAGCGACCAATGCGATCTTACAGGAGAAGCTCTCGTGGTATATGGATACGATTGAATGGCATCTGATTCAGTCCATCTCGACGGCATCAACGACTTTTTTCAGTGCGCTGGGTTCTCTGCGGGAACTGCACTCGGAAGCGGCCGACTCAGTAGAGAGGATCAAGGCACTGCgcaaggagctggaaaacCTAGACGAAGAGATTGCTACAGGGGGGCTCAACATCATACAGCaacggcggaggagggaaaaTCTGAAGCAGTTACACGACGCCGTCACACAACTCCGGAAAATAGTAGACGGTGTTGCCGTCTGCGAGTCCCTTGTGGATGCTGGAAACATCGATGAAGCTTTGGACAACATCGATGGCTTGGAGAAGCTCATCGCTGGCGAATTGCCCGAGGGTGGCAGTCAGCCTGGAGTGAGTCTAGTGGACCTGCGGGGTGCCACAGCTCTCCAGGGCGTGAGCAACGATTTGTCTACTCTGCGATTCCGGATCGGAAAGGCATATGAAGGAAGGTTTCTCAACACTCTTCTTACGGATCTTCAAAATCACGTCAAACAGGTGTCTGCTCAGGAGGTGCTCATGCGTTGGAGTAGTGCTTCGATGCGAGCCCGCGGCGCACACAGTCGTGAACCATCGGCGTTCCCGTCTTATATGGCGGCGACAGACATTCTGAGGATAGAGCTGTTGCCTAGTCTGACGGGGCTGCATCGGGCCAAGTTCATCACTGTGGCCGCGACTGCATATCGCGAGGCAGCGATGAAGGAGATCAAAGCCATCATCCGGCGGCCGCTGCCTAGCTCcagcgatgacgacgacacgGCGTCGATGATGTCGATGCAGTCCAGCTCGACGATGAACCGAGGCGCCAGTCCGCGGACTCAGCAGGACCGGTCCATACAGTTGGCTAGAAATCTGCGAGCATTGGACCCTCTGGATGCCGAAACCTTGCTGGTAAAGATCTACATTGGTGTTACGGAGGCTCTCAGGAGATTGAGCACGCAGATGAAGGTCTTGTTGGATGTTGCAAGCACGATAGGCGACGCAGGTCCATCCGGGCTGAAGTCGCCACCGCTCAGGTCGCCCCCTATGAGTCCTCCAGCAAGACCACCATCGAGAGCTGCGGTCGAGGCCCAGGAGGAGATCCATGCGGCAGTGGATATTTCCAACTTTCTCGGGCAAGCGATTGACGCAGCTCAGGAAAAGATTGTTAAGGTGCTTCGGGTACGGTCTGAGCAGAGCAAACGGCTGGATCTTGTCTCCTTCCTGCGGTACTTTACCCTCAACCTTTACTTTGCCAACGAGTGCGAGGCCATATCTGGACGGAGCGGCACGGCACTGAAGACGCTGGTCAATGGTCACATCGCAGACTTTGTCAAACTCCACGGCGACGCACAAACTCAAAAGCTCGCCCAGGGCATGGAGTCAGACCAGTGGAACGCGGCTGACTTCACCGAGAAGGACACGGACCTGCTGAATCGGATTCTCGAGTGCAGCACCAGAGATGCTGCCGCGTGGACGGAGGGCACGCAGGTCTGGCATCCTCATCCGGACGCGCCGCAGGAAAGGAGCGAGGCCaacggcggaggagatgaacCAGACGTCGTATCCGCCCAAGCAaacagcagcggcagccctGCTGCCACGAGAAGCAGAACCCGCAGCGCTGTAATCGAATCCGAGTcttacctcctccccaactcgGCCATCCTCTGCATGACGGGCATGGAGAATTTCTTGCAGCTCATCACCTCGATCCCGTCCATGACAACAGACATTTCGTCGTCCCTCATCGCCTACCTCCAGCTTTTCAACTCGAGGTGCAAGCAGCTCATCCTGGGCGCGGGAGCGACTCGGTCTGCTGGGCTGAGAAACATCACGACCAAGCACCTCGCTCTCGCGTCCCAGGCGCTGGCTTTCATGGCGGCTATCATCCCGCATGTTCGGGAGTTTGTCCGGAGGCACTGCGCCGGGTCGGTGGTTACGTCTACGATGGGGGAGTTTGacaaggtgaggagggactTGATGGAGCATCAGAATAGTATTTATGACAAGCTGGTGGAGATTATGACTGGGCGAGTGGGATTGGCGGGGCGGAAGGTGAGGGCTTTGGcgtgggatgatgatgatgggaaaggggggtcggtggtgagtgagtatatggaggggttggcgaaGGATACGGTGACGCTGCACAAGAACTTGACGAGGCATTTGCCCGAGGGGACGGTGAGGTATATTATGATGCCGGTTTTTAGGAATTACAAGGAAACGCTTGGGGGGGCGTatagggaggtggaggttggggttggggggagggagag GATGCTCCGCGACGTGGAATTTTTCCAGTCACGACTGGGAAGGAttgatgggtttggggaCGCGGGGGAGTTTCTTCTTGGTGTTATTAACTCCAAGACGGTTGTGGGTAATGCTTCGGGGTCGtcgttggcggtggtggataaAATACCATCAAGGGCGGGGTCGAGGGCGGCGTCgcctgctcctcttcctcctccgccgcagTTGGGGCACTCGTTGAGTGTGAATATTTCTACGAGTCCGGGGattgaggtggaggaggggaagaagtcTAGTGAGAGTAAGGAGGGGTCgtcggagggggggaagagtagtgctgaggagaagaaatCGTTACCGCTGCCGGCTGAGGAAAAGGAGTAA
- a CDS encoding hypothetical protein (COG:G; EggNog:ENOG503NXU9; CAZy:GH76): MRLLGGILGMASLLMQTVTAIDMVITSVKAAAAEIAFGLTKYYTGHLPGDTPGNLPDPYFWWEAGAMFGTLIDYWQLTGDDTYNDITKQAILHQAAPTRDFMPRNQTRTLGNDDQGFWAMTAMTAAELKFPDPGPDQPQYLALAQAVFNQWAQRWEENESSGCGGGLPWQIFRFNRGFNYRNSISNGCFFNIASRLARFTGNVTYAEWAAKIYTWQEETGLFRDGDVLDGVTVKPEEGNSCDSIDEIQWTYNAGIFIHGSAVMYNFTDGNPIWKRRLDSHLASAERTFFTNSTDGERVMFEQFCEPPGFCDIDQRSFKGYLTRWLARTTQLAPYTFESISPLLTNSAIAAAKACSGSPTEAPPGEQPFRGRPGTACGFSWTKGGYDGMNGVGEQMNALSAVASTLVDRVDVPVTGDTGGTSKGDVNGGADGPGSWMTGKEYKPITTGERVAAGFVTAAMVFGVIGGSAFLIL, translated from the exons ATGAGGTTATTAGGAGGCATCCTTGGGATGGCGAGTTTGTTGATGCAGACTGTCACAGCCATTGACATGGTAATAA cttccgtgaaagccgccgccgccgaaatCGCCTTCGGCCTCACAAAATACTACACCGGCCACCTGCCCGGCGACACCCCCGGCAACCTCCCAGACCCCTACTTCTGGTGGGAAGCAGGCGCCATGTTCGGCACCCTAATCGACTACTGGCAGCTCACCGGCGACGACACCTACAACGACATCACAAAGCAagccatcctccaccaagccGCCCCCACCCGGGACTTCATGCCCCGCAACCAAACCCGCACGCTGGGCAACGACGACCAAGGCTTCTGGGCCATGACAGCCATGACAGCCGCCGAGCTCAAATTCCCCGACCCTGGCCCCGACCAACCCCAAtacctcgccctcgcccaagCAGTCTTCAACCAATGGGCCCAACGCTGGGAGGAAAATGAGTCCTCcggctgcggcggcggcctccCCTGGCAAATCTTCCGCTTCAACCGCGGCTTCAACTACCGAaactccatctccaacggctgcttcttcaacatcGCCTCCCGACTAGCTCGCTTCACGGGTAACGTCACCTACGCCGAGTGGGCAGCCAAGATCTATACCTGGCAGGAAGAGACCGGCCTTTTTCGGGACGGTGACGTGCTAGACGGCGTGACGGTCAAGCCGGAGGAGGGCAACAGCTGTGACTCCATCGACGAGATCCAGTGGACGTACAACGCGGGCATTTTCATCCACGGGTCGGCGGTGATGTATAATTTTACCGATGGGAACCCGATCTGGAAACGACGCCTCGACAGCCACTTGGCTTCCGCCGAGAGGACGTTCttcaccaacagcaccgatggggagagggtcaTGTTTGAACAGTTTTGTGAACCTCCGGGATTTTGCGATATTGATCAGCGGAGTTTCAAGGGGTATCTCACTCGTTGGCTGGCGAGGACGACACAGCTGGCGCCTTATACGTTCGAGTCCATCTCCCCGCTTCTGACCAATAGCGCTATTGCAGCGGCGAAGGCCTGTTCGGGTTCGCCGACTGAGGCACCACCTGGGGAGCAACCCTTTCGTGGCAGGCCAGGCACGGCTTGTGGGTTCAGCTGGACAAAAGGAGGGTATGACGGGATGAACGGGGTGGGGGAGCAGATGAATGCCTTGAGCGCGGTGGCGTCGACGTTGGTGGATAGGGTTGATGTGCCTGTTACGGGGGACACGGGCGGGACGAGCAAGGGGGATGTAAATGGGGGTGCGGACGGGCCGGGGAGTTGGATGACGGGGAAGGAGTACAAGCCCATCACCacgggggagagggtcgCGGCCGGGTTTGTGACGGCGGCGATGGTTTTTGGGGTTATTGGGGGTAGTGCGTTCCTCATACTATAA
- a CDS encoding hypothetical protein (COG:L; EggNog:ENOG503P0N9) yields the protein MAIVTAEEIFATYDQLGEIEAQFDDVETEIIRHQYNLSKDLYVKRAEIVSKIEHFWPLVIEQAPEDIDAFIQPTDAQILLGSIKSIDVKRFEIDTPVEGGDPRSVSIKFEFEENDYFEDKVLEKKFWWRHGKDGFVGYVSEPVDIKWKDGKDLTNGLLSLAKAAWEEEKAAPKKEGKDKKELTPKQKELKEKIEAEDAGSVSFFCFFGFIGERVSAEENIEALKKEAEDRKKRQAGEKVEEDEEMKEDEDDEDWEDEEELDIFPDGDTVAMAIADDLWPNALKYFQQAQESDDISDGEDDESDDDESEEDGDKPSKKHKACAHGCKH from the exons ATGGCCATCGTCACCGCTGAAGAGATCTTCGCTACCTACGACCAGCTGGGTGAAATTGAGGCTCAGTTCGACGATGTCGAGACCGAGATTA TCCGCCACCAGTACAACCTTTCCAAGGACCTCTACGTAAAGCGCGCCGAGATCGTCTCCAAGATCGAGCACTTCTGGCCCCTTGTTATCGAGCAGGCCCCCGAGGACATTGACGCCTTCATCCAACCCACCGATGCTCAGATCCTCCTCGGTTCCATCAAGTCCATTGACGTCAAGCGCTTCGAGATCGACACCCCCGTTGAGGGCGGAGACCCCCGCAGCGTCTCCATCAAGTTCGAGTTCGAGGAGAATGACTACTTTGAGGACAAGGTCCTCGAGAAGAAGTTCTGGTGGCGCCACGGCAAGGACGGCTTCGTCGGCTATGTCAGCGAGCCTGTCGATATCAAGTGGAAGGACGGCAAGGACCTGACCAACGGTCTCTTGTCCCTTGCCAAGGCtgcctgggaggaggagaaggctgcccCCAAGAAGGAGGGTAAGGATAAGAAGGAGCTTACCCCCAAGCAGaaggagctgaaggagaaAATCGAAGCCGAGGACGCTGGTTCTGtgagcttcttctgcttcttcggCTTCATTGGCGAACGAGTCTCCGCCGAGGAGAACATCGAGGCcctcaagaaggaggccgaggaccGCAAGAAGCGCCAGGCCGGCgagaaggtcgaggaggatgaggagatgaaggaggatgaggatgatgaggattgggaggacgaggaagagcttGACATTTTCCCTGATGGCGATACCGTTGCCATGGCCATTGCTGATGACCTCTGGCCCAACGCCCTCAAGTACTTCC AGCAGGCCCAGGAGAGCGACGACATCagcgatggcgaggatgatgagtctgacgacgatgagtctgaggaggatggcgacaAGCCCAGCAAGAAGCACAAGGCCTGCGCCCACGGGTGCAAGCACTAA
- a CDS encoding hypothetical protein (EggNog:ENOG503NVZ8; COG:E), which translates to MGGVTFMEGNPGRKFPESRVLIIMTGGTICMQPSVDGLVPMSGFLELAMAPRPSFNDSTAPSTNITAYTKEGHKLTLSSLRTPTSAYCKHIRYSILEFSPLLDSSSIASAGWTDIALTIQQNYHLFDGFVILHGTDSLAYTASALSFMLSDLGKPVILTGSQASIFALQSDAVDNLLGSLIIAGTFTIPEVCLFFHHTLFRGNRTTKVSASSFEAFDSPNSDPLAKVTSLGVDVNWGLVRRPTRIKEFNVTKTLDTTHVASLRIFPGIWPQLVDSVLRVPDLRGLVLETFGMGNAPGGVDGHLTKAIKQAVERGIVIVNVSQCTNGFVSPLYAPGTALGRAGVVFGGDLTTEAALTKLSYLLALKDRGTVGLEEVKEMMGRSLRGEMTELRVASFVHPAGVVEEDVVGKITAAESAFTALGYAISNGDLRTVRELLEGDEFNHQLLKKADYAGNTAVHLAAVGPEPKILREVLERGASVHVRNRANNTPLYLAEKMVASGTTPKSEECVGLLKEAGGHLWLENEESMANSRRGSVGVRENGNGVNAKPAEEKLTLEVEAPLLGDPESFLWGGATEKVRQEHDAVWKNAMERVRKEQDSVIERARKELDAKLRQELAMVEVERARLLKIGDTPNVQGGADDIESTTGKIVN; encoded by the exons ATGGGCGGCGTCACTTTCATGGAGGGCAACCCGGGCCGGAAGTTCCCCGAGTCCCgggtcctcatcatcatgaccgGCGGCACGATTTGTATGCAGCCCTccgttgatggcctcgtcCCAATGAGCGGCTTTCTCGAACTTGCCATGGCTCCCCGACCTTCCTTCAACGACAGCACGGCTCCGTCCA CCAATATAACAGCTTACACAAAAGAAGGCCACAAACTCACCCTATCCTCCCTCCGGACCCCCACCTCAGCCTATTGCAAACACATCCGCTACTCCATCCTCGAgttctcccccctcctcgactccTCTAGCATCGCATCAGCAGGGTGGACAGACATCGCCCTCACCATCCAGCAAAACTACCACCTCTTTGACGGCTTCGTCATCCTCCACGGCACCGACTCGCTAGCTTACACCGCTTCGGCCCTGTCGTTCATGCTCTCTGATCTCGGCAAACCAGTCATCCTCACCGGCTCCCAGGCCTCAATCTTTGCCCTCCAATCCGACGCCGTCGACAATTTACTGGGCAGTCTCATCATCGCAGGCACATTCACCATCCCGGAAGTCTGCCTTTTTTTCCATCACACTTTGTTCAGAGGGAACCGCACAACAAAAGTCTCGGCCTCAAGCTTCGAAGCGTTCGACTCCCCCAACTCTGACCCCCTGGCGAAGGTGACAAGTTTGGGAGTAGATGTAAACTGGGGTTTAGTCCGGCGCCCAACCCGCATCAAAGAATTCAACGTCACCAAAACCCTCGACACGACTCACGTTGCCTCGCTTCGCATCTTTCCCGGCATCTGGCCTCAGCTGGTCGACTCTGTCCTTCGTGTCCCTGACCTGAGGGGTTTGGTTCTCGAGACGTTTGGCATGGGTAATGCGCCGGGGGGTGTGGATGGGCATCTCACAAAGGCGATCAAACAGGCGGTTGAGAGGGGGATTGTCATTGTCAATGTCAGCCAGTGTACTAATGGGTTTGTGAGCCCGTTGTACGCGCCGGGGACGGCgctggggagggcgggggtggtgtttgggggggatTTGACAACGGAGGCGGCGTTGACGAAGCTGAGTTATTTGCTGGCGTTGAAGGATAGGGGGacggttgggttggaggaggtgaaggagatgatgggacggagtttgaggggggagatgacGGAGTTGAGGGTTGCGAGCTTTGTTCACccggctggggtggtggaggaagatgtGGTGGGGAAGATTACGGCTGCGG AATCAGCCTTTACAGCCCTAGGCTACGCAATCAGCAACGGCGACCTCCGCACCGTACGGGAGCTTTTGGAAGGGGACGAGTTcaaccaccagctcctcaaaAAAGCGGACTACGCTGGCAACACGGCCGTTCATCTTGCCGCTGTCGGGCCCGAGCCAAAGATCCTCAGGGAGGTCCTCGAGCGGGGCGCTAGCGTACACGTCAGGAACCGGGCGAACAACACGCCGCTTTATTTGGCGGAAAAAATGGTTGCCAGCGGGACGACGCCGAAGAGCGAGGAGTGTGTCGGTttgttgaaggaggcggggggCCATCTGTGGTTGGAGAATGAGGAGAGCATGGCTAATAGCCGGAGGGGGTCTGTGGGTGTCAGGGAGAATGGAAATGGAGTTAACGCCAAACCAgccgaggagaagttgaCTTTGGAAGTGGAGGCTCCTCTCCTTGGTGACCCAGAGAGTTTTCTCTGGGGGGGTGCAACGGAGAAGGTCCGTCAGGAACACGACGCTGTGTGGAAGAACGCGATGGAGAGAGTTCGCAAGGAGCAGGATTCTGTCATTGAAAGAGCACGCAAGGAGCTGGATGCCAAATTGAGGCAGGAACTCGCAATGGTCGAGGTTGAGAGGGCCAGGCTGCTGAAAATTGGGGATACGCCGAATGTGCAGGGTGGTGCTGACGATATCGAGTCGACAACGGGAAAGATCGTCAACTGA
- a CDS encoding hypothetical protein (COG:O; EggNog:ENOG503NX6C) produces the protein MDFSHLLRTALPPFVGNMSAEDNNATQNIVETLTPLLGLQFNPFLNLFMIFYDLAGGRLGTLGLNPAYILTSFGLAWAFNKTWVHISANVMSILGRYFTASVQVNSGDNIYDHLMKFLANRQDMTESRSLTAETWFKPTSEEADEADLFRTKISPDGEGVNLNFSNQESKCPPRFTPAIGLHNFWFRGKYFALSRQQETLHTDNSWGGSQYRDRESLVLSCYGRSPEPIKRLLEHAKQEYYSEHNARTIVKRPASQSMRSYGGRHSWSMVANRPVRPMKTVVLDEKQKLQVLYDMNEYLHPSTPRWYANRGIPLRRGYLFHGPPGTGKTSLSFALAGVFGLDIYVISLLDPSLTEEDLCALFNSLPRRCVVLLEDIDTAGLARSGDSTPASEDGDDSDEKSKDKPKKDKDAKDKKSSEWNVADLARELKKQSSSESTDKKGISLSGLLNAIDGVASHEGRVLIMTTNKPETLDEALIRPGRVDLQIAFTNATREQTCELFKRMYDADRTATTPFQKEDRPQSTATTRLRSRLAFFRSPSNKITRTISAPVVRQLPLNDNSGEKDGNLTDTSVTTTAVDLDSDLCSLPSSASPTKISFAPEEVNKLLAEEIDDLKPITPEELDKIAQGFASKIPEGQFSPAELQGFLLKRKREPRRALREVGVWVEGTLEQKKSKTKVVRVQ, from the exons ATGGacttctcccacctccttcgGACGGCGCTGCCTCCGTTTGTTGGTAATATGAGCGCAGAAGACAACAATGCCACCCAGAATATCGTCGAAACCCTCACGCCACTGCTCGGTTTGCAGTTCAACCCATTTTTGAATCTGTTCATGATTTTCTACGACTTGGCCGGCGGTCGCCTCGGCACACTGGGTTTAAACCCAGCGTATATTCTGACCTCATTTGGACTGGCTTGGGCTTTCAACAAGACGTGGGTGCATATCTCCGCAAACGTCATGTCAATTCTGGGAAGGTATTTTACCGCCTCGGTTCAGGTCAACAGCGGGGATAACATCTACGACCACCTGATGAAGTTCCTCGCCAACCGGCAGGACATGACCGAATCTCGCTCTCTGACGGCAGAGACGTGGTTCAAGCCAACATCAGAAGAGGCGGACGAGGCAGACTTGTTCCGGACCAAAATCTCGCCCGACGGCGAAGGGGTCAACCTCAATTTCTCCAACCAAGAGTCCAAGTGCCCCCCTCGTTTTACGCCCGCAATCGGACTGCACAACTTTTGGTTCCGGGGCAAGTATTTCGCGCTGAGCCGGCAGCAGGAGACGCTGCACACAGACAACAGCTGGGGCGGCTCGCAGTACAGGGACAGGGAGTCACTTGTTCTGTCCTGCTACGGCCGTTCGCCTGAGCCTATCAAGCGCCTTCTCGAGCATGCGAAGCAAGAGTACTACAGCGAACACAACGCCAGGACCATTGTCAAACGTCCGGCTTCACAGAGCATGAGGAGCTATGGTGGCCGGCACAGCTGGTCCATGGTGGCAAATCGGCCGGTTCGCCCCATGAAGACGGTGGTACTGGATGAGAAGCAAAAGTTGCAAGTGCTTTACGACATGAACGAGTACCTCCACCCTTCTACTCCGCGATG GTATGCAAATCGCGGTATTCCCCTCCGTCGAGGCTATCTTTTCCACGGCCCGCCAGGGACAGGCAAAACGTCGCTGTCCTTTGCCCTGGCCGGTGTGTTTGGCCTTGACATTTACGTTATCTCGCTCCTTGACCCGTCTCTAACCGAAGAAGACCTTTGTGCGCTCTTCAACTCCCTTCCGCGTCGCTGTGTGGTACTGCTCGAGGACATTGACACAGCTGGACTTGCTCGCTCGGGCGACTCAACTCCTGCTTCTGAAGACGGCGACGACAGTGACGAGAAGTCCAAGGACAAGCcaaagaaggacaaggatgcCAAAGACAAAAAGTCTTCGGAATGGAACGTCGCCGACTTGGCCCGGGAGCTCAAAAAGCAGTCATCGAGTGAATCTACAGATAAGAAAGGCATTTCACTCTCTGGCCTGCTTAATGCTATTGATGGCGTCGCCTCTCACGAGGGCCGGGTTTTGATCATGACAACTAACAAACCGGAGACACTCGATGAGGCTCTCATTCGCCCCGGGCGGGTCGATCTTCAAATCGCCTTTACCAACGCCACCAGGGAACAAACCTGTGAGTTGTTCAAGAGGATGTACGACGCCGACCGGACCGCCACCACGCCTTTTCAAAAGGAGGACAGACCCCAGTCTaccgccaccacccgtcTCCGCTCCcgcctcgccttcttccgTTCTCCCTCCAACAAAATCACAAGGACCATCTCCGCCCCGGTCGTTCGTCAGCTTCCCCTCAATGACAACAGCGGCGAGAAAGACGGCAACCTAACCGACACATCGGTCACCACAACAGCAGTCGACCTCGACTCTGAcctctgctccctcccctcctctgcctccccaACAAAGATATCTTTTGCCCCGGAGGAAgtcaacaagctcctcgCCGAGGAGATTGACGACCTGAAACCCATCACCCCGGAAGAACTCGACAAGATCGCGCAGGGCTTTGCCTCCAAGATCCCGGAGGGGCAGTTCTCGCCTGCTGAACTGCAAGGGTTTCTgctcaagaggaagagggagccGAGAAGGGcgctgagggaggtgggtgttTGGGTCGAAGGGACGctggagcagaagaagagcaagaccAAGGTCGTTAGGGTGCAATGA